A region of Ictalurus furcatus strain D&B chromosome 1, Billie_1.0, whole genome shotgun sequence DNA encodes the following proteins:
- the bdh1 gene encoding D-beta-hydroxybutyrate dehydrogenase, mitochondrial codes for MASLPLVRAGLLVAFSVFLTLLLAFGLPAALTWLAHCAGFEEEAGATHCLALFYALFVLCVAMPRIPRGSVSVDGKAVFVTGCDSGFGHHLAKHLHKVGFTVFAGCFLKDQAGEGAVELENMHSDRLKVLQLDVCSDEQVSKAVEFIRANLEDPEKGLWGVVNNAGVSMFGEVEFTTMDTYKQVSEVNLWGTIRVTKAVLPLIRRAKGRVVNIASMYGRMGNALRSPYCVSKYGVEAFSDCLRYEMKVWGVKVSVVEPGNFIMATGILTRDIVASTAEKLWKEAPPGVQEDYGKPHFEHYMALMRSYCNSGQRDLTPVLDDITDAVISKRPYTRYNPMEPYWWIRMQVMSHLPGAISDRLYF; via the exons ATGGCTTCACTGCCGCTGGTTCGCGCTGGGCTCCTCGTCGCCTTCTCCGTCTTCCTCACGCTCCTCCTGGCCTTCGGGCTGCCCGCGGCTCTCACCTGGCTCGCGCACTGTGCGGGTTTCGAGGAGGAGGCTGGGGCCACGCACTGTCTCGCGCTGTTCTACGCGCTCTTCGTGCTGTGCGTGGCCATGCCCAGGATCCCACGCGGATCTGTCTCG GTTGATGGGAAGGCGGTGTTCGTTACTGGATGCGACAGCGGCTTTGGTCACCATTTAGCCAAGCACCTTCATAAAGTGGGCTTCACCGTGTTTGCCGGATGCTTTTTGAAG GATCAGGCTGGCGAGGGGGCGGTGGAGCTGGAGAACATGCACTCTGACAGACTGAAGGTGCTGCAGCTGGATGTGTGCAGTGATGAGCAGGTCTCTAAAGCTGTGGAGTTCATCAGGGCCAACCTGGAAGACCCAGAGAAAG GTCTGTGGGGTGTGGTGAACAACGCCGGCGTCTCCATGTTCGGGGAGGTGGAGTTCACCACCATGGACACATACAAGCAGGTTTCAGAGGTCAACCTGTGGGGAACCATCCGAGTGACCAAAGCTGTTCTCCCTCTCATCCGTAGAGCGAAAG GGCGTGTGGTGAACATAGCCAGCATGTACGGCCGGATGGGAAACGCTCTGCGCTCTCCGTACTGCGTCTCTAAATACGGCGTGGAGGCCTTTTCCGACTGCCTCAGGTACGAGATGAAGGTCTGGGGGGTCAAAGTGTCCGTCGTGGAGCCGGGGAACTTCATCATGGCTACGGGGATCCTGACGCGCGACATCGTGGCCTCCACGGCCGAGAAGCTGTGGAAGGAGGCGCCCCCTGGTGTGCAGGAGGACTACGGGAAGCCCCACTTCGAGCACTACATGGCCCTGATGCGCTCTTACTGCAACAGCGGCCAGCGTGACCTCACGCCCGTTTTGGACGACATCACAGATGCCGTCATATCCAAACGGCCATACACGCGCTACAACCCCATGGAGCCTTACTGGTGGATTCGCATGCAGGTCATGAGCCATCTCCCAGGAGCCATTTCAGACCGCCTGTATTTCTGa